The DNA region CAGCGCGATCTCCTCCAGCCGCAGCGCGGTTTCGAACAGCGGGTCGGTGACCTTCAGCGCTTCGAACACCTCACGCACAGTCTTCTGCATCACCGTCGCGCGCGGGTCGTAGTTCTTATACACGCGGTGGCCGAAGCCCATCAGGCGGAACGGATCGTTCTTGTCCTTCGCGCGCTCGATATAGTGCGGGATCTTATCGGGCGTGCCGATTTCCTTGAGCATGTTGAGCGCTGCTTCATTCGCGCCGCCATGCGCCGGGCCCCACAGGCAGGCGATACCGGCCGCGATGCAGGCAAACGGGTTCGCGCCCGAGGAACCGGCGAGCCGCACGGTCGAGGTCGAGGCGTTCTGTTCGTGATCGGCGTGGAGGATGAAGATGCGGTCCAGTGCGCGTTCAACCACCGGGTTCACAATGTAGGGCTCAGCCGGAACGCCGAAGGTCATGCGCAGGAAGTTGCCGGTGTAGCTCAGCGAGTTGTCCGGATAGACGAATGGCTGGCCGACCGAATATTTGTACGCCATCGCCGCAATTGTCGGCATCTTGGCGATCAACCGGTGCGAGCTGATCGTGCGGTGGGTGGGATCGGAAATGTCGGTGCTGTCGTGATAGAACGCCGACAGCGCGCCGACCACGCCGCACATGATCGCCATCGGGTGCGCATCGCGGCGGAACCCGCGGTAGAAGGTCATCAGCTGCTCGTGCAGCATTGTGTGGCGGGTGATGGTGTAGCTGAAGTCGTCGAGCTCGTCCTTGCTCGGCAACTCGCCATTGAGCAGCAGATAGCTGACTTCCATGAAGCTGGAATGTTCGGCCAGCTGGCCGATCGGGTAGCCGCGGTGCAGCAGCACGCCTTCATCGCCATCGATATAGGTCAGCGCGCTTTCGCAGCTGGCGGTCGAGGTGAAGCCCGGATCGAAGGTAAAGGCCCCGGTTTGTGCGTAGAGCTTGCGGATGTCGATCACATCCGGCCCGGTGCTGCC from uncultured Erythrobacter sp. includes:
- a CDS encoding citrate synthase; translation: MADKLAKLEIGGKSFDYSVLEGSTGPDVIDIRKLYAQTGAFTFDPGFTSTASCESALTYIDGDEGVLLHRGYPIGQLAEHSSFMEVSYLLLNGELPSKDELDDFSYTITRHTMLHEQLMTFYRGFRRDAHPMAIMCGVVGALSAFYHDSTDISDPTHRTISSHRLIAKMPTIAAMAYKYSVGQPFVYPDNSLSYTGNFLRMTFGVPAEPYIVNPVVERALDRIFILHADHEQNASTSTVRLAGSSGANPFACIAAGIACLWGPAHGGANEAALNMLKEIGTPDKIPHYIERAKDKNDPFRLMGFGHRVYKNYDPRATVMQKTVREVFEALKVTDPLFETALRLEEIALNDPYFIEKKLFPNVDFYSGIILSAIGFPTTMFTALFALARTVGWVAQWNEMISDPGQKIGRPRQLYTGPPERDYISLDQR